CCGGGTGGGTACCGGTGGGGGTGGGGCGACAGCTCAGAGTCACCGCCCGCTGGACCTCGGTGGTGGCCGCGTCGGCTCCCCAGCCGACGGTCAGGACCAGCGCGGACGGCGGATACAGGCTCTGCGGCTTGGCGGGTGCGGCGTGTGCCGCACCGCTCGTGCCGATCCCCAGCACGGCGCTCACGGCCAGTGCGGCTCCCAGCCCGATCGCCCCAGTAGTCTTCCGCATTTCGAACACTCCCTTGCTCGTCGTTGCAGATACCGGACGGAGTTCTACGCGGTGCGCGTCAGGAACGCACGTCGATCGAGCACTTCCGGTCGCTACAAGTAGTCGTTCGGTGGCTTATTGTCGCGTGCGGTGGATGTCCGGGCGCGGAACGCCGCGTGGCGACCGGGTGCGCGGAGCCGCGCGCATTGCGCCCCTCGAGGGACCCCGTCCGCCGTCTCGCGCTCCTGCGGATGGCGTGCTCAGTGAGGTGCCGAGGTGCTCAAATCGATTCAAGGATGCTCAGGTGAGCAAGATCGAGTGATGTTCGTGATGCCTCTGGGGTGAGGGCTGTCGCGTGCCACGCCAGGGCGAGAACCTGCCAGGGCAAGCCGACCGGCGGAGTGGGGTCGGAGCCCGGAATCCGCGGCTCCCTCGGGGCCGTCCCAGGGCTGTCCGGCGGACCACGCGACGGAGCCGCATATCGAGGCTTGCCCCTCCCCGCCCCTTCCCGAAACTGAGGCGTCGCCCCAGATCCCTGCCCCCGGGGTCGATGCCCCGGCGCCGGGGTCCAGGGGCGAAGCCCCTGGTATCGGGAAGGGGCGGGGAGGGGAACAGCCCGCCGCAGGCGTCAAGGCCCGTCGGGCCCCTAGCCGTCCTGGCCCAGCTCTCCGCTCAGGGGTCCGGTCCGGCTTCCCCAGCCGTAGCCGCGCTCCGCGCGCAACCGCACCACCAGCCGCCGCTCGGCCACCATCGCCGCGCGGAACTCCTCCCAGTCCGGATGCTCGCCCTGGATCGCGCGGTAGACCTCCACCAGCTCATCGGCGGTGGCGTCATGGGGATCGGCGGCGACCGGTGTCAGCTCGGCATCGCCCTCGGCCACCAGATAGGAGTAGTGGTCCCCGCTGGTGACGTAGAAGCTCGCGCGCGGATCGCGGCGCAGATTGCGGGTCTTGGCGCGGTCGTCGGTGACGGAGATCCGGATGAGGCGCGTCGCGGGGTCATAGGTGAAGGCGACATTGGACAGCTGCGGCCGTCCGTCCCGCTTGAGGGTGACGAGCGCGCCGGTGCGCTGCTCCCGTAGCAGATCGAGCAGGGATCCCTCCGTCATGGTGATCAGCATACGCATGGGCCGGTGGCCCGCCTACTGGTTCGACCCACCGGCTTCCGCTTCGATCCACCGGCGTCCGCGTGCCGCGTTCACAAGGCGACACGCAGGATTAAAGGGCGTTTTAGGTGCTTATGGTGGAGAGGGAAGTGCCATCGAAGCCGACTCGCACGCGTGTTCGAGAATGGGGTTATGGTGGGGCGTGGGAGATGCAGGGTCGGTCAGGGGGTGTGAGCAGCGGGAGGTGCGGATGCCAGGCTTCACGCATCTGCACACCGCGTCCGGGTTCTCCATGCGGTACGGGGCCGCGCACCCGGAGCGGCTGGCGCAGCGTGCCGCCGAGCGCGGCATGGACGCGATCGCGCTGACCGACCGCGACAGCCTCGCCGGAGCGGTGCGGTTCGCCCGGGCGTGTGAGCGCGCGGGGGTGCGGCCGCTGTTCGGGGTGGACCTCGCCGTACGGGAGGAGGCCCCGGAGCCGGGGCGCACCGCCCGGCGCCGTACGCCGGTGCGCGGCGGGGCGTTCATCGACGAGTCCGCGCCCCGGGTGGTCTTCCTCGCCCGGGACGGCGCGCCCGGCTGGGCCGCGCTGTGCGGACTGGTCTCCGCCGCCCACGCCGGGCTCGCCCACCCCGGAACCGCCCGGACGAACGGCGAAGGCCCGCCCCTGCTGCACTGGCGCGATCTGGTGAGCGACCCCGGCGCGCTCGCCCCGCTGACCGCGCTGCTCGGCCCGGACTCCGACGTCGGCCGGGCCCTGGCCGCCGGACGCCCCGACCGGGCCGCCCG
This genomic interval from Streptomyces asiaticus contains the following:
- a CDS encoding subtilase-type protease inhibitor, with protein sequence MRKTTGAIGLGAALAVSAVLGIGTSGAAHAAPAKPQSLYPPSALVLTVGWGADAATTEVQRAVTLSCRPTPTGTHPAPTQACAELRSVGGMFGQLRTGAEAGRVCTKEWHPITVTAEGIWDGRRVSYEHTFANNCFKSAAPTLVFEF
- a CDS encoding PPOX class F420-dependent oxidoreductase, whose translation is MTEGSLLDLLREQRTGALVTLKRDGRPQLSNVAFTYDPATRLIRISVTDDRAKTRNLRRDPRASFYVTSGDHYSYLVAEGDAELTPVAADPHDATADELVEVYRAIQGEHPDWEEFRAAMVAERRLVVRLRAERGYGWGSRTGPLSGELGQDG